The proteins below are encoded in one region of bacterium:
- a CDS encoding AAA family ATPase, with product MSWDKIKGQEKAIERLKTEIVNDKVTQSYLFSGIEGIGKKLVALEFIKTLNCHSPYLNLSCENCINCNKINKHLHPEVTILTPLNNIISIEQIRNLQRNLALKPLNVKIKSFIIDEAEKFTLESSNCFLKSLEEPPEKVIFILVTSKKSVILPTITSRCKEIKFIPLFKEEQRKILKDWSSKEDVLELLIDLCEGSPGRAKKYLNLNITYWFQQVVSWIPKLLKKNLEDFHKISQEFTTLNDQELVLMILDLFFYYFSSFILRPEKNILSLRKSVLKRLVKIVEQTKQKIYQKVNLTLALEVMLLNIMDVENEQYC from the coding sequence ATGAGCTGGGATAAAATTAAAGGGCAAGAAAAAGCTATAGAAAGATTAAAAACTGAAATTGTAAATGATAAAGTTACCCAGTCTTATTTATTTTCTGGTATAGAAGGAATAGGCAAAAAACTAGTAGCTTTAGAATTTATTAAAACTTTAAATTGTCACAGTCCTTATCTTAATCTTAGTTGCGAAAATTGTATTAATTGTAATAAGATAAATAAGCACCTCCATCCAGAAGTGACAATCCTTACACCCTTAAATAATATTATCTCTATTGAGCAAATTCGTAATTTACAAAGAAATCTTGCTTTGAAACCTTTAAATGTCAAAATAAAAAGTTTCATTATCGATGAAGCAGAAAAGTTTACTTTAGAAAGTAGTAACTGTTTTTTAAAAAGCTTAGAAGAACCACCAGAGAAAGTAATCTTTATTCTTGTGACCAGTAAAAAGTCAGTTATTTTACCTACCATTACTTCAAGATGTAAGGAGATAAAGTTTATACCTCTTTTTAAAGAGGAGCAGAGAAAAATTTTAAAAGATTGGTCATCAAAAGAGGATGTTTTAGAACTTTTGATAGATCTATGCGAGGGTAGCCCGGGAAGAGCTAAAAAGTATTTGAATCTTAATATCACTTACTGGTTTCAACAAGTAGTAAGCTGGATACCAAAACTTTTAAAAAAGAATTTAGAGGATTTTCATAAAATTTCTCAAGAATTTACTACTTTAAATGATCAAGAGTTAGTCTTAATGATATTAGACCTATTTTTTTACTACTTTAGCTCCTTCATATTAAGACCAGAAAAGAATATTCTTTCTTTAAGAAAGAGTGTCCTTAAAAGACTTGTCAAGATAGTAGAACAAACTAAGCAGAAAATTTATCAAAAAGTAAATTTAACTCTGGCTTTAGAAGTTATGTTGCTAAATA